A section of the Amycolatopsis sp. AA4 genome encodes:
- the ruvC gene encoding crossover junction endodeoxyribonuclease RuvC, whose amino-acid sequence MRVLGVDPGLTRCGLGVVDGGKGRSVRPVAVGVVRTPADQDLAQRLLGVADEVERWLDRYRPEAVAVERVFAQHNVRTAMGTAQAGGVVALAAARRGLPVVFHTPSEVKAAVTGSGRADKAQVTTMVMRLLGLEVKPHPADAADALALAICHLWREPMRVRLAEAEARAAELVRAHKARLAAAAKAAGTTTKRNETGARR is encoded by the coding sequence GTGCGGGTGCTCGGGGTCGACCCCGGTCTGACCAGGTGCGGCCTCGGCGTGGTCGACGGCGGCAAGGGCCGGTCGGTGCGCCCGGTCGCGGTCGGGGTCGTGCGCACGCCCGCCGACCAGGACCTCGCGCAGCGGCTGCTCGGCGTCGCCGACGAGGTGGAGCGCTGGCTCGACCGGTACCGGCCCGAAGCGGTGGCCGTCGAGCGGGTGTTCGCGCAGCACAACGTCCGCACCGCGATGGGCACCGCGCAGGCGGGCGGGGTCGTCGCGCTGGCGGCGGCGCGGCGCGGGCTGCCGGTCGTCTTCCACACGCCCAGCGAGGTCAAGGCCGCGGTCACCGGGTCGGGCCGCGCGGACAAGGCACAGGTCACCACAATGGTGATGCGGCTGCTCGGGCTCGAGGTCAAACCGCACCCGGCGGACGCGGCCGACGCGCTCGCGCTCGCCATCTGCCACCTCTGGCGCGAGCCGATGCGGGTCCGGCTCGCCGAGGCCGAGGCCCGCGCGGCCGAACTGGTCCGCGCCCACAAGGCCCGGCTGGCGGCCGCGGCCAAGGCGGCCGGAACGACCACGAAGCGGAACGAAACAGGAGCACGACGATGA
- the ruvA gene encoding Holliday junction branch migration protein RuvA — protein sequence MISSVRGEVLSVGLDHVVVEVGGVGLAVQATPATLATLRRGEQTRLHTALVVREDSLTLFGFAEEDARELFGLLQTVSGIGPRLALATLAVLEPDKLRAALVEGNITVLTQVPGIGRKGAERLSLELRDKVTALGGASDAPVVTAPGALRGEVVEALAGLGFPAKQAEQAVDKVLSEGDGHTTSSVLRAALAALGRKR from the coding sequence ATGATCTCCTCGGTACGCGGCGAAGTGCTGTCCGTCGGGCTCGACCACGTGGTGGTCGAGGTCGGCGGCGTCGGCCTCGCCGTGCAGGCCACCCCGGCGACGCTGGCCACGCTGCGCCGCGGCGAGCAGACGCGGCTGCACACCGCGCTGGTCGTGCGCGAGGACTCGCTGACCCTCTTCGGGTTCGCCGAGGAGGACGCGCGCGAGCTGTTCGGCCTGCTCCAGACCGTGTCCGGGATCGGGCCGCGGCTCGCGCTGGCGACGCTGGCCGTGCTGGAGCCGGACAAGCTGCGCGCGGCGCTCGTCGAAGGCAACATCACCGTGCTCACCCAGGTCCCCGGCATCGGCCGCAAGGGCGCCGAGCGGCTCAGCCTCGAACTGCGGGACAAGGTCACCGCGCTCGGCGGCGCCAGCGACGCCCCGGTGGTGACCGCGCCCGGCGCGCTGCGCGGCGAGGTCGTGGAAGCGCTGGCCGGGCTGGGCTTCCCGGCCAAACAGGCCGAGCAGGCGGTGGACAAGGTGCTGTCCGAGGGCGACGGGCACACCACGTCGTCGGTGCTGCGCGCGGCGCTGGCCGCGCTGGGCCGCAAGCGGTAG
- the pdxT gene encoding pyridoxal 5'-phosphate synthase glutaminase subunit PdxT — translation MATATGARPAVGVLALQGAVREHVAMLESAGARAVPVRRPSELSEVDGLVLPGGESTTMSRLLETFELLEPLRERIAGGLPAFGSCAGMILLARQVLDGRPDQQQLGGLDVVVRRNAFGRQVDSFEADLPFAGLPGGPLHAVFIRAPWVEKAGDGVEVLATVPDPEDPPEGPRADRIVAVRQGAVVATAFHPEITRDERVHRLFVELVRKA, via the coding sequence GTGGCGACAGCTACGGGAGCACGGCCGGCGGTCGGCGTGCTCGCCCTGCAAGGCGCCGTGCGCGAGCACGTCGCGATGCTGGAGAGCGCGGGGGCCCGCGCGGTTCCGGTGCGCCGCCCCTCCGAGCTGTCCGAAGTGGACGGCCTGGTGCTGCCCGGCGGGGAGTCCACCACGATGTCGCGGCTGCTCGAGACCTTCGAGCTGCTCGAACCGCTGCGCGAGCGGATCGCCGGCGGCCTGCCGGCGTTCGGCTCGTGCGCCGGGATGATCCTGCTGGCCCGCCAGGTGCTCGACGGGCGCCCGGACCAGCAGCAGCTCGGCGGCCTCGACGTGGTCGTGCGGCGCAACGCGTTCGGCAGGCAGGTCGACTCCTTCGAGGCCGACCTCCCGTTCGCCGGCCTGCCCGGCGGGCCGCTGCACGCGGTGTTCATCCGGGCCCCGTGGGTCGAGAAGGCGGGGGACGGCGTCGAGGTGCTGGCCACCGTGCCGGACCCGGAGGACCCGCCGGAGGGGCCGAGGGCCGATAGGATCGTCGCCGTCCGGCAGGGGGCGGTGGTGGCCACGGCGTTCCACCCGGAGATTACCCGGGACGAGCGCGTGCACCGGCTGTTCGTCGAGCTCGTGCGGAAAGCCTGA
- the pdxS gene encoding pyridoxal 5'-phosphate synthase lyase subunit PdxS has translation MSQQQNAEPQTVTGTAKVKRGMAEMLKGGVIMDVVTADQAKIAEDAGAVAVMALERVPADIRAQGGVARMSDPDLIDGIIEAVSIPVMAKARIGHFVEAQVLQSLGVDYIDESEVLTPADYANHIDKWAFTVPFVCGATNLGEALRRITEGAAMIRSKGEAGTGDVSNATTHMRKIRAEIRRLQSLPEDELFVAAKELQAPYELVREVAEAGKLPVVLFTAGGIATPADAAMMMQLGAEGVFVGSGIFKSGNPAQRAEAIVKATTFHDDPDVLAKVSRGLGEAMVGINVEDVPEPHRLAERGW, from the coding sequence GTGTCGCAGCAGCAGAACGCCGAACCCCAGACCGTCACCGGCACCGCGAAGGTCAAGCGCGGCATGGCGGAGATGCTCAAGGGCGGCGTGATCATGGACGTCGTGACCGCCGACCAGGCCAAGATCGCCGAGGACGCGGGCGCGGTCGCCGTCATGGCGCTGGAGCGCGTCCCCGCGGACATCCGCGCCCAGGGCGGCGTCGCCCGGATGAGCGACCCGGACCTGATCGACGGCATCATCGAAGCGGTGTCGATCCCGGTCATGGCGAAGGCGCGGATCGGCCACTTCGTCGAGGCGCAGGTGCTGCAGTCGCTCGGCGTCGACTACATCGACGAGTCCGAGGTGCTCACCCCCGCCGACTACGCCAACCACATCGACAAGTGGGCGTTCACCGTGCCGTTCGTCTGCGGCGCGACCAACCTGGGCGAAGCGCTGCGCCGGATCACCGAGGGCGCGGCGATGATCCGTTCGAAGGGCGAGGCCGGCACCGGCGACGTCTCGAACGCGACCACGCACATGCGCAAGATCCGCGCCGAGATCCGCCGCCTCCAGTCGCTGCCCGAGGACGAGCTGTTCGTCGCGGCCAAGGAACTGCAGGCCCCGTACGAGCTGGTCCGCGAGGTCGCCGAAGCAGGGAAGCTGCCGGTCGTCCTCTTCACCGCGGGCGGCATCGCCACCCCGGCCGACGCCGCGATGATGATGCAGCTGGGCGCCGAGGGCGTGTTCGTGGGCTCGGGCATCTTCAAGTCCGGCAACCCGGCGCAGCGCGCGGAAGCGATCGTGAAGGCGACCACGTTCCACGACGACCCGGACGTGCTGGCCAAGGTGTCGCGCGGTCTGGGCGAGGCGATGGTGGGCATCAACGTCGAGGACGTGCCTGAGCCGCACCGCTTGGCTGAGCGCGGCTGGTAA
- a CDS encoding YebC/PmpR family DNA-binding transcriptional regulator — protein MSGHSKWATTKHKKANLDAKRGKLFARLIKNIEVAARTGTGGGDPDGNPTLYDAIQKAKKNSVPQDNIERARKRGAGEEAGGADWQTITYEGYGPNGVAVLIECLTDNKNRAAMEVRTALTRNNGSLADPGSVAYMFNRKGVVIMPKGDATEDDVLMAVLDAGAEEVNDLDENFEIVSEGTDLVPVRKALQEAGFEYESAELTFLPSVSVPLDVEGAKKVFKLIDALEDCDDVQNVYANFDVSDEVMAAVD, from the coding sequence ATGAGCGGCCACTCCAAGTGGGCCACGACGAAGCACAAGAAGGCGAACCTCGACGCCAAGCGGGGCAAGCTCTTCGCGCGGCTGATCAAGAACATCGAGGTCGCCGCCCGCACCGGGACCGGGGGAGGGGACCCGGACGGCAACCCCACGCTGTACGACGCCATCCAGAAGGCGAAGAAGAACTCCGTCCCGCAGGACAACATCGAGCGCGCGCGCAAGCGCGGCGCCGGCGAGGAAGCGGGCGGCGCGGACTGGCAGACCATCACGTACGAGGGCTACGGCCCCAACGGCGTCGCGGTGCTGATCGAATGCCTCACCGACAACAAGAACCGCGCCGCGATGGAGGTCCGCACCGCGCTCACGCGCAACAACGGCTCGCTCGCCGACCCGGGTTCGGTCGCCTACATGTTCAATCGCAAGGGCGTCGTGATCATGCCCAAGGGGGACGCGACCGAGGACGACGTCCTCATGGCGGTCCTCGACGCGGGCGCCGAGGAGGTCAACGACCTCGACGAGAACTTCGAGATCGTCTCCGAGGGCACCGACCTCGTCCCGGTCCGCAAGGCGCTGCAGGAGGCCGGGTTCGAGTACGAATCGGCCGAGCTGACCTTCCTCCCGTCGGTGAGCGTGCCGCTCGACGTCGAGGGCGCGAAGAAGGTCTTCAAGCTGATCGACGCGCTCGAGGACTGCGACGACGTGCAGAACGTCTACGCGAACTTCGACGTGTCGGACGAAGTCATGGCCGCGGTGGACTGA
- the ruvB gene encoding Holliday junction branch migration DNA helicase RuvB, which translates to MNHEVTEFDTGGYEAGDETLSALAQTGERDLETSLRPRKLDEFVGQERVREQLELVLESARRRDVPPDHVLLSGPPGLGKTSMAMIVAAELGAAIRITSGPALERAGDLAAMLSNLAPGDVLFIDEIHRIARPAEEMLYLAMEDFRVDVVVGKGPGATSIPLEIAPFTLVGATTRSGSLTGPLRDRFGFTGQMEFYSAAELELVVRRAATILGIEIDRDGCAEIAGRSRGTPRIANRLLRRVRDYAEVRADGKVTLEVAQAALKVYDVDELGLDRLDRAVLGALTRSFGGGPVGISTLAVAVGEEATTVEEVCEPYLVRAGMLARTPRGRVATAAAWHHLGLVPPPEAGRPDPGGPTLFDQA; encoded by the coding sequence ATGAACCACGAAGTGACCGAGTTCGACACCGGCGGGTACGAGGCGGGCGACGAAACGCTGTCCGCGCTCGCCCAGACCGGCGAACGCGACCTGGAAACGTCGCTCCGGCCGCGGAAACTGGACGAGTTCGTCGGCCAGGAACGCGTCCGTGAGCAGCTGGAACTGGTGCTGGAGAGCGCCCGGCGGCGCGACGTGCCGCCGGACCACGTGCTGCTGTCCGGCCCGCCCGGCCTCGGCAAGACGAGCATGGCGATGATCGTCGCGGCCGAACTGGGCGCGGCCATCCGGATCACGTCCGGGCCCGCCCTGGAACGCGCCGGCGACCTGGCCGCGATGCTGTCCAACCTCGCGCCCGGCGACGTGCTGTTCATCGACGAGATCCACCGCATCGCCCGGCCCGCCGAGGAAATGCTGTACCTCGCGATGGAGGACTTCCGGGTCGACGTCGTCGTCGGCAAGGGACCGGGCGCGACCAGCATCCCGCTCGAGATCGCGCCGTTCACGCTGGTCGGGGCCACCACCCGGTCCGGTTCGCTGACCGGGCCGCTGCGCGACCGGTTCGGCTTCACCGGCCAGATGGAGTTCTACTCCGCGGCCGAGCTGGAGCTGGTCGTCCGCCGCGCCGCGACCATCCTCGGCATAGAGATCGACCGCGACGGCTGCGCCGAGATCGCCGGCCGTTCGCGCGGCACCCCGCGCATCGCCAACCGGCTGCTGCGCCGGGTCCGCGACTACGCCGAGGTGCGCGCCGACGGCAAGGTGACCCTGGAGGTCGCGCAGGCCGCGCTGAAGGTCTACGACGTCGACGAGCTGGGCCTGGACCGGCTCGACCGGGCCGTGCTCGGCGCGCTGACCCGCTCGTTCGGCGGGGGACCGGTGGGCATCTCGACGCTCGCGGTCGCCGTCGGCGAGGAGGCCACGACGGTCGAGGAGGTGTGCGAGCCCTACCTGGTCCGGGCCGGTATGCTCGCCCGCACTCCGCGCGGCCGGGTCGCGACCGCGGCCGCGTGGCACCACCTCGGACTCGTGCCGCCCCCGGAAGCGGGACGGCCCGACCCGGGCGGTCCGACGCTGTTCGACCAGGCCTGA
- a CDS encoding cupin domain-containing protein: MPGPEDYVAHLGLAPLPVEGGRFAQSWRADEGSAIYYLLTAPEVSAPHRLNRVEVFVHHAGSPARMLLLHPDGTVTRPVLGSDVAAGERPQVVVPAGTWQATVSLGAWSLLGTVVVPPYTDDCVEFADPATLAERFPDAASDLAALG, encoded by the coding sequence ATGCCGGGACCGGAGGATTACGTCGCGCACCTGGGCTTGGCGCCGCTGCCGGTGGAGGGCGGCCGGTTCGCGCAGAGCTGGCGCGCGGACGAGGGTTCGGCGATCTATTACCTGCTCACCGCGCCGGAGGTCTCCGCGCCGCATCGCCTCAACCGGGTCGAGGTGTTCGTGCACCACGCGGGCTCGCCCGCCCGGATGCTTCTGCTCCATCCGGACGGCACGGTGACGCGCCCGGTGCTGGGCAGCGACGTGGCCGCCGGGGAACGCCCGCAGGTGGTCGTGCCCGCGGGAACGTGGCAGGCGACCGTGTCGCTGGGCGCGTGGAGCCTGCTCGGGACTGTCGTGGTGCCGCCCTATACCGACGACTGCGTCGAGTTCGCGGACCCGGCGACGCTGGCCGAGCGGTTTCCGGACGCCGCCTCCGATCTGGCCGCGCTGGGCTAG
- a CDS encoding fumarylacetoacetate hydrolase family protein: MRIGNLGGRAHLVRGDLAIDIAKASAGTFGPEPGSLFARWPEFLEWAGTAPADAAVPYRAEDLSAPIPRPRQVFAVGLNYAEHAAETGLRAGGVPSVFTKFADSLTGPHGRIRLSGPSVDWEVELVFVIGREARDVAEADAWTYVAGLMVGQDFSDRDVQMSGTPPQFSLGKSYPGFGPTGPVLVTPDEIDLSAPLRLRCWVNDELVQDGHTGQMILPVGALIERISAVCTLHPGDLLFTGTPAGVGMGRTPPRYLAAGDIVRTSIEGIGEMRHVFVPKDAG; the protein is encoded by the coding sequence ATGCGTATCGGCAATCTCGGCGGGCGGGCGCACCTGGTGCGCGGAGACCTGGCGATCGACATCGCGAAGGCCAGCGCCGGGACCTTCGGACCGGAGCCCGGGAGCCTCTTCGCCCGCTGGCCGGAATTCCTGGAGTGGGCCGGCACCGCACCCGCCGACGCCGCCGTGCCCTACCGAGCCGAGGACCTGAGTGCCCCCATTCCCCGGCCGCGCCAGGTCTTCGCCGTCGGTCTCAACTACGCCGAGCACGCGGCGGAGACAGGCTTGCGCGCCGGCGGCGTGCCCTCGGTGTTCACGAAGTTCGCCGATTCGCTGACCGGCCCGCACGGCCGGATCAGGCTCAGCGGGCCGTCTGTCGACTGGGAGGTCGAACTGGTTTTCGTGATCGGGCGGGAGGCGCGTGACGTCGCCGAAGCGGATGCCTGGACGTACGTCGCGGGTCTTATGGTGGGGCAGGACTTCAGCGACCGCGACGTGCAGATGAGCGGCACGCCGCCGCAGTTCTCGCTCGGCAAGAGCTACCCGGGCTTCGGTCCCACCGGGCCCGTGCTGGTGACTCCGGACGAGATCGACCTTTCGGCGCCGCTGAGGCTGCGGTGCTGGGTCAACGACGAACTCGTCCAGGACGGGCACACCGGCCAGATGATCCTCCCCGTCGGCGCGCTGATCGAGCGGATCTCGGCGGTGTGCACGCTGCACCCCGGCGATCTCCTCTTCACCGGAACCCCCGCCGGAGTCGGCATGGGACGCACCCCGCCCCGGTACCTCGCTGCCGGCGACATCGTCCGCACCAGCATCGAGGGCATCGGCGAAATGCGGCACGTCTTCGTACCGAAGGACGCGGGGTAG
- a CDS encoding DUF4262 domain-containing protein, translating into MSPVTTSALTEQEQSLISWIETQARERGNAVIAVPADDQGAGYCFTACAWALHNVPEAVVIGLPDHMAPVLLDAYVDRSANGEIFEVGKRYEDFFDGAPVVFERVAKGHYPEYFGSAFLVYPDGDFPALQMIVATPDGHFPWHADAPEGFAEWQPVLTESGDPESWTPGVDGP; encoded by the coding sequence ATGTCGCCCGTGACGACCTCCGCCCTCACCGAGCAAGAGCAGAGCCTCATCTCCTGGATCGAAACCCAGGCGCGGGAACGGGGCAACGCGGTGATCGCCGTGCCCGCCGACGACCAAGGGGCCGGCTACTGCTTCACCGCGTGCGCGTGGGCGTTGCACAACGTGCCCGAGGCCGTCGTGATCGGACTGCCCGACCACATGGCCCCGGTGCTGCTCGACGCGTACGTCGACCGTTCCGCCAACGGCGAGATCTTCGAGGTCGGCAAACGCTACGAGGATTTCTTCGACGGCGCGCCGGTCGTCTTCGAACGCGTCGCGAAAGGCCACTACCCGGAGTATTTCGGGTCCGCGTTCCTCGTCTACCCGGACGGCGACTTCCCGGCGCTGCAGATGATCGTCGCGACGCCCGACGGGCACTTCCCGTGGCACGCCGACGCGCCCGAGGGCTTCGCCGAATGGCAGCCGGTGCTCACCGAAAGCGGCGACCCGGAGAGCTGGACGCCCGGCGTCGACGGCCCCTGA